In Heliangelus exortis chromosome 27, bHelExo1.hap1, whole genome shotgun sequence, the genomic window AGGCTGATTTAGAGGAACTGACCCAGCTCTCCACAGGCTTGGGTCAATCAGATGAGCAAAGAACTTCAGGCCACTCATAGAACCTGTGGTAAAACCCAGGATTTATGTCAGGACAGGGAGCTCTTGTTCTTGAGATGAGTGTCAGGGTTTGCACTGttgctctgcagctctttggAGGGttcagcagtgcctgcagaAGCTGTAGCCCCCTCTGCAGAGACCAGATTGGTGCTGAGGTGTGAATTGCCAGCTTGGCTTCTGCTCCCTGAGCAAACTGTGCCATCTCTGCAGCAATTCTTGTGTGGGAATTTGAGGGCAGGAGGTGCTACaggagaaagcagctctgtgaaaTGGAGTCTGAGGGCTCCACataaatgacaggaaaaaaaaaaaaaaaaaacatgtttctaaAGCCAGATCACAAAGATTacccttttgctgctgttctggtgagggcaattttttaaaatggtgaaGTTGATGCTTTCCCTGGTGTTGCCTTAGTCTGTCTGGAAGGCCAGGAGGGGGCTGTAGGCCACCAGGAATGAAATCTGGGCCTTGTGGTTGCACAGATGACGtttgctctgcagagggaggtCAGGCTTGTGCCACAGCAGGGGTGGTTGCTGTCTGTCTCAGAAGCTGGCTGGAACTGTCACCTCCCAGCAGACAgaagtgctgagctgctgtgtggaAAGTGTCTGCCTTGATTTggacagagcagcagtgctctaaaaatggagaaaagtaTTTCCTTCCAAATCTGCAGACTTCCTTGTCCCTGTCCAAACACTTGATTGCAGGAAAGGTCTTTTTTACTCTCTTGAACCTTCACCAACTCTCCTTCCCAGAGCAGAGTTGTCTCCCCTTGAAGCCTGATCCATTGCAGAGAGCTGCTGACCCTCTACTTTGTTGTATTTTGTTATTgtgtttagtttggtttttttttcaatctaaaCACACCACTGTCCTAAGATAGGTGATTCCTTTGGGGTTCACCTTGCAAGGCAGAGCTTGCTGCATGACTTCCTTGTTTCTTCCCACTTTATTCCAGAAGAGCTTAAAACAACGCCTCGGGAAAAGCAACATCCAGGCCCGCCTGGGGCGGCCGGCGGGAGCCCTCGCTCGTGGAGCCATGGGAGGGAGAGGCCTGGTGGCCATGGGGCAGAGGGGGTTGCCCCGAGGAGCCATGCGTGGTGCCAGGGGAGCACGAGCTCTGCTGAGAGGAGGAATCCCACTCCGAGGTCAGAACCAGAACTTTGGACTTCGGTAACACCGGCCCCGTGCCGGTCTTGGCTCTGCTCTGTGGCTTGGCCTGGGAATAAttcatttctttctgatttttaatatttttttttttccttcttgaaggtCAGAGCCTGCTTCGTGGAGGACGAGGGATGTCCCCTAGGATGGGTCTGAGGAGAGGTGGCATCCGAGGGCGTGGGGGCCCTGGAAGAGGGGGCTTGGGCAGAGGAGCCATGGGCCGTGGAGGACTTGGTGGCAGAGGTTAGTGTGCATAAGCTTCAGGAGCTGCtaattaaatagaaataattaatattaattctTATTAATAATAAGATTAAGaattcctttttcctgctgaaaagcTGGCGGGTAGCCCCAAACCCCTCTGGTTTTGAGTTGGTGTGTGACATAGTGATAAATTAAAAGTTcctaaattaaataataatattaataataaataataaattaaagttCCTAAAAAGCCTTAAGCCTCACCAGGGTCTTTGATGATGTCCTCAGGGGTCATTCAGGTTGTCCCCTCCTTCAGGTATCGCTAGCTGGGGGTGCTCAGAGTAGTAGTTGATGAGTGAGTGATCTTGAGAAAAACACTGCTGTCTCCTCTCACTTAATCCAGTGATACAGAACCTGTGTAAACCAAGAGACTTCAAATAATTAATCAGTGAGGGGAATGAAAATGAACAGAGAAAGCCCAAACCCCTTCAAAATAAACTGAAGTTCCAAGTCTGAAGCTAAATCAAGTCTTGGGCAAATGAACTCTGTTTTCAGCAACAAATCAGAGAAGCAGTAAAGCAGGAGTGCAAGAGGAAATGCAGGAGACAGCTGTTGATGGGAGGATTGTTAATGTTTCAGACAAATGTTTGGTTAGAACACCAGCCAAAGGCACTCTCCTCTTAGTCTGGGATTAGCCCAGGGTTTGCAGGAGTTGGAGCTGACAGTTACCAGGAAGCTGCCTATCTCCTGACAGCTTTGGCTCGTAGCTTTAGCTTTTCTTTGTATCCTGGAAGCCTCTCCATTTGAAGGAGCACAAATTGAGAGGAAAAAGTTGCTTGTAATGGGTGATGGCGTTGCCACTTTGTGCAGGATCTCAGGGTTTGCTCCATGGCAGAGAAGTAGAGACTGCGTAGGTGGGACTGGAACATGAGCAGGGGAGGTGTGGGAGTGGATCAAATGTCTGTCCAGGCTCTGGAGTGAAACATAAGTGGCCCAAGGAGCTGATCCAGCTCTGCAAAACCCAACTGGGAGGTGGGCTGaggggtggctgctgcaggattTGCCCTGTGGAGGTGCTGAGGCAGCACCACTCTGTGTGTTGGGTCAGGCAACCCCTGATTTTGTGTCTGGTGAGTGTGTAACCATCATCCTGTTCTCCCTGCAAGGTCGTGGCATGGCAGGCCGGGGACGAGGGGGTTTTGGAGGTCgtggcagagggagaggacGAGGAAGAGGATTGGCACGGCCCGCGCTGACCAAGGAGCAGTTGGACAACCAGTTGGATGCTTACATGTCTAAAACGAAAGGACACCTGGATGCTGAGCTGGATGCTTACATGGCTCAGACAGACCCGGAAACAAACGACTGAAGGTGCTTCCAGAGACTGGTGTTGAAGTTGGTGTGTTATGTCGATGCCCATAAGCTAAAAATGGAAACCCTGATTCATGCTGGAAGGACCCGCAGGAATAGGGAGCAGCCCTGTTCTACCCAGAGATCAGCCTGTAGTGTGTTCCTTTACTGTTTTGATACTCCCTGTTGtatgaaaccttttttttttttttttttttttaattgttttttatatctatttggggtttttctcttgttttcccCTCAGTATTCCAGACACCCACATGACAGATCTGCACCTACTCGGCGTTGGCGTGCGCGGCGCTCGGCGGTTCTGGGGATCGTGTGATTCTCTGCCTCTTGAGCCTCATCCTTGAGTTTTTCAGGGTCAGCCTTGTCCCCAAGTGTGACCAAAGGGACAAATTGGCACCTTCTCTTCGCTTTAACCCATCGGAATCAGAACCTCTCCCATCCAGGCCGGGTTCAGGCACAGTGCTCCTTGCAGACACACTGATCTTCACCAAAGCTTCTGTCCATGCCTGGTGCAGAGCACTTCCCAGGTTGAAAAGttccttggttttgttgttgttttttttatatatatatatatattgttgtTTTTAGATAAAagcttgaattatttttttgcattgagTTTAAGCAGATGGTGCCTGCATGGTTTCTATATCTGCATCCCAGTGGTTTATTTAAAGGAATAGGAAGCAGGAACATAAAGTTGATGGCAAAGCGTTGGCAGAACTGTCTCTTTTCAAGCACTGGGTCCAAATTTCATCCGTTATCTTTTGGTGTAACCAAAACCACGTCCTCTGGTCCCACCGACTGCCTGCACTTCCTTCGGGTTTGGGAAGGGGTCTCTTCCTTCCCCGCTCCTCAAGTTTTAAGTTCAACCATTCTGTGAACTGTTCCAGTTTCAATGGAATCTTGTCTTTCTGGTTTGTTGTAACAAAGGACAAATAATGCTAAAAGCGAGCTGGACTCTGggtgctttgttttctcctggaAATGAGGGAGGGGGATGCTGTTCTGTTGTTACTCTGAGGTAAATTTTGTTCGCGGGGGGCAAAAGGAAGCCGGGAGGAAGCATGTGGGGTTTCGACAGCAATCGTCGGCTGCCTTGGAGTAGAAAAATTCTCCGGCGGGAGAAGGATCCTCGGGATCGGCCCTGTCTGGGCCCGGCgccggcggcgggcggggaAGGCGGCGGGggggtggcggcggcggcggccatGGATCCGTCTGGGCGCCGGCAGCCGCCCCGCCCGCACATGAGAGAGTGGCAGCGATTGGTTGGTAAAGCGGAGGCGGTTTGTTACGAGGTTTCTGATTGGCTGCGACGCGCCAGCGCCTCACGCGCTCCGGCTTCTCCTTTTGTTGTTGAAGCAAACAAGTTGGAGAGCGGGCAGCGACCGGGAGGGACGGGGAGGGACCGGGAGGAACGGGCAGGGACCGAGAGGGACCGGGAGGAACGGGCAGGGACCGGCGGAGCGGGCAGCCGGAGGAGATGCGTCGGGAGCCGGGGCCCGAGTGAGCAGAGCCGGGCGGCGGAGGTGAGTAGCCAGCCCGGCCCTCTGCATGCCCCCATCCCACGGGTGTCCCCACTCGTGTCTTCTCCCCGAAGCCCCCTCACTGCTTCAGCTGCCCCTCAGCACAGCGAGGACGGGCAGGGGGTGAGGGCACAAGGACGCACGGGCAGCTCCATCACGCTCGCTGGGAACGCGCGGGCAACCTCGGGACGGGGGTGGGCTACTGCCCCACCAAGTCCTGGGAGTTGGGATGTGACGTTCCCCTTGGCACCCGCtttcccagagcatccctcctgctcctcagcctccctCCGGGAATAGAGGCTGGCAGTATggggagcatcccccccccccctctcccggggagcagggctggggggcagaaGCCAACCTGGGAGCAGGAATGAAGTTCCCACCCGGGCACCCGTCGGTCCCTTTGTCCCTGCCCTTGAAATTATCTGGGAGCAAACTCAGCGGCCCCAGGAGCCAAGATTAAGCCGGGGCCACTGTCCCTGGAGCTTCCTCCCACCCTACGCTGCTCGTCCCCCTTCGGGACTGGGGGACTAGGGGTGGTTCCAGCTTTGGGACTGGGGATCAGGGTGGGATTTTTGTGGCAGGAGCATTtgtgggatggagaggaggaagcCCTCGATCCCAGCCCCAGGTTGTCCTGGGAGGAGCCCTGACAGGTCTGGAAAAAGCCATAAAAGAAATGTCAGTTCCCATCTGGAGCAGGGTGAGAAGGTCCCTGGTTattcctctgcttccctcccacCAGGACAGGAGGGGCCATTCGGGGTCCCCTCTGCctgtggagctggcagggacagaTGTCCTCTCTGGGATGTCACATCTCAGGAACaagctggagccagggggaagCTGGCTGAGCCCCAAACTCACCCCAGTTTCACCCAAACCAGACTGGGATGAGtttgggatggggtggggatggcACCGGGGCCCCTGGAGTCTTTCTCAGAGTAGGTGGCAGCGGTGGGTCCACcagagctgggggcagcagggactgACACTGGGACCCTGGCTGCTTCTTCCAGGGTGAccctgggcagctcctgctcaCAGAGTCCCCGCCAGACTCTTTCACCTCTTTTGGCCTCAAAATTGATTCATGAGGCAGAGCACACTGGGCAGGCAGGGTCCttggggaggagcaggcaggagcacagggatcagggcagctctgggcacCCCCAGGATGGCTGCCTGAGGCTGCGTTTGCATGGGGTGAACCCCAGAGCTTGGCGGGGGGTTGAGGGACTCAGGGTGCTCCATGGGGcccctccagcatccctggagaTCTTCCCCATGGCAGACAGCATCTGGCTCATCTCACACCAGAGGAGCCCAGCCAGGAGCAAGGGGGGGGCCATGGCCCTGCACCCacccaggggaggaggaggagcaggagacggcagggtgctggcaggagagctgcCTCCCATCCCGTGGATAACACGGAGCAAAGGACCCGGGGGTTGTTGTGTCTGCCACCAGCTCAAGGCTTTTCCCAGGCCAGGACACAGAGGTGGGACATCAGCTGCAGGGTGGGTGTGCAGCTCTTGGCATCTGCACGGTCTGGATGtgagaggcagggaaaaaaaaaagaaaaaaaaaaaaaaaaagagaagcagcagccagtgAGGGGTTAAGGAGCGGCGCCAAGCTGGGGCCCTGTTTAGTCTGGACCCCTTGTCAGCCCTGGGTGGGATGGTGGTGATGGGATGGTGGGATGAGCAGCTCAGGCACATGTCCAGCACCCAGGCTGGAGCAAGGTCCTTGCCCCCTTGCACGCTGCAGACACGGGTGtgctccctgccaggctgtCCGTGTGACACCTCCAGTGTCCCCACACTCGTGTGACACTGGTGGCACTGCTGCCATCAGAGCCaggcactgcaggcagctggggacaccccagCTGGGACCCCTGTGCCTCTTCCCACCCTGGACAGGGACCACAGGACCGAGGGGTCCAGGCTGGCTTTCCCCATCGAGGTGACATATGGCTTTGGACCTGCCACAGGCCACATCCCTGGTGTCACACAAGGGCCACATCCCCTCTTGCCAGCCCCGTGTCTGCCTCCTGAGTGCTGTCACATCGCACAGGGCTTCACTCCCATCTCAAGGGCCCCGTGCAGGCCAggccagggcagggggggacaggaggtCCCGTGCGGGGGGTGACAGGCAGGGCCGTGCCTTGCAGGGGAGCAGCGCCATGTCCCTCGGCACGCCCAGCGGCGGTGACACCTCCCTGAGCATCGTGCACAGCCTGATGTGCCACCGGCAGGGCGGGGACAACGAGACCTTCGCCAAGAGGGCCATCGAGAGtctgctgaagaagctgaaggagaagaaggacGAACTCGACTCCCTCATCGCCGCCGTCACCACCAACGGCGCCCACCCCAGCAAGTGCGTCACCATCCAGCGCACCTTGGACGGGCGGCTCCAGGTAACCGGGGACCACCCTGACAGCCCACCCCGACctggggggacatggggtgcCTGCTGACCCCCCAAGACCTCACAGCCCTCAGTAGATGGGGAATGCAGGTATTGAGGTGCCCCAAGACCCCCCCAGCCCACTCCAGGCTGGAGGAATCCAGGCATCCCAGTGCCCCGAGACCCCAAGCTGGGGGcatgggggggttggggtgccCCCTGACCCCTGAGATCCCCCCCCCAGCCTTCCATGAACTGGGGGGACTGACCCAGGCATCCTGGTGCTCCCAAGACAGAAATTCCCCCAACCCTCCCCAAACAAAGACCATGTGGGGGTTGGGGTGCCCCATGACCCCTGAGATCCACCCAGCCCTCCCCAAACAGACCATGTGGGGGTTGGGGTGCCTGCCGACCCCTgagacccccccagccctccccaaaCTGGGGGAACTGACCCAGGCATCCTGGTGCTCCCAAGACCCCCAAGCCCTCCCTTAACTGAGGGGTCTCAGGGGTCGGGGTGGTAAGGGGCTTGGCAGAGGGGATTCCTGAGGGGTGGGGCATGCAGAgggacccccaccccatggAGCCTCCAGCTCCGGGCTGGTAGCCACACTGACCTCAGTGTCTGGGTTGGTGCCCACCCacctcccccaccccacagctgcCCCATGGGTGGGGGTACAGGGACAGGCGGGCTCCCCCACCCTTTCTGGACAGATGGATTCAGGCAGGCATGGGCAGCAttgccccctgcccaccccccagcctccccccccaTCACTGGCATCCCCCGGCGcctcaacccccccccccttcctgcATGAGTCACTGTCTGGCAGGCTGGGAGCCTggggggggcagcgggggggTTGTTATGTCTGGAGCCGGGGAAGGCGTAGGGGGGGAGCCCCCCCCGAGTGCCCCCCAAGCTCTGCAGGGTCCCTGCCTGGCGCCAGCCCCGCACTTggttctggggggggggaaacatTTAGAGGGGGGGGTTCAGCATCCCGGGTGCCATCAACCcggggagggtgaggggggcGGTGTGTAGGGGGGGCCATCCCCACCGCGTTGTCACccccctgtgtgtgtgtgtgtcccctcctcAGGTGGCCGGCAGGAAGGGGTTCCCTCACGTCATCTACGCCCGGCTGTGGCGCTGGCCCGACCTGCACAAAAACGAGCTGA contains:
- the CHTOP gene encoding chromatin target of PRMT1 protein isoform X1, with product MAAQSAPKVVLKSTTKMSLNERFTNMLKNKQPMPVNIRATMQQQQQLASARNRRLAQQMENRPSVQAALKLKQKSLKQRLGKSNIQARLGRPAGALARGAMGGRGLVAMGQRGLPRGAMRGARGARALLRGGIPLRGQSLLRGGRGMSPRMGLRRGGIRGRGGPGRGGLGRGAMGRGGLGGRGRGMAGRGRGGFGGRGRGRGRGRGLARPALTKEQLDNQLDAYMSKTKGHLDAELDAYMAQTDPETND
- the CHTOP gene encoding chromatin target of PRMT1 protein isoform X2 is translated as MAAQSAPKVVLKSTTKMSLNERFTNMLKNKQPMPVNIRATMQQQQQLASARNRRLAQQMENRPSVQAALKLKQSLKQRLGKSNIQARLGRPAGALARGAMGGRGLVAMGQRGLPRGAMRGARGARALLRGGIPLRGQSLLRGGRGMSPRMGLRRGGIRGRGGPGRGGLGRGAMGRGGLGGRGRGMAGRGRGGFGGRGRGRGRGRGLARPALTKEQLDNQLDAYMSKTKGHLDAELDAYMAQTDPETND